In one window of Hevea brasiliensis isolate MT/VB/25A 57/8 chromosome 10, ASM3005281v1, whole genome shotgun sequence DNA:
- the LOC131169358 gene encoding uncharacterized protein LOC131169358 encodes MAPSKGWMDLVGDRLNNIYLCGVEEFLDYAFKKTGKHGKIRCPCVKCSNTYSATREVVGTHLKVYGIIRNYTFWYHHGERVGESESNLESVEQSEDEPSNEMHDILKGFISEFCGQDTNDMDTDIFACDIHKEEPNEEANKFYRLLRDFEQPLYQGSKSSKLSCLVKLLHIKSLGRWSNESFTMLLQLLKDELLPQGSNLPQSYYDAKKVIQDLGLSYKKIDACVNNCMLYWKEDERLDFCKICGYSRWKTDKYNGEDKVKTNGKRIPKKILRYFPLKPRLQRLFMSTKTASLMR; translated from the coding sequence ATGGCTCCTAGTAAAGGATGGATGGATCTTGTTGGTGATCgtcttaataatatatatttatgtggAGTTGAAGAATTTTTAGACTATGCTTTTAAGAAGACTGGGAAGCATGGGAAAATACGTTGTCCATGTGTCAAGTGTAGTAACACGTATTCCGCCACACGAGAAGTGGTAGGGACACATCTCAAGGTGTATGGAATAATACGTAATTATACATTTTGGTATCACCATGGAGAAAGGGTAGGTGAATCTGAATCTAATTTAGAAAGTGTTGAACAAAGTGAAGATGAGCCTAGTAATGAGATGCATGACATTTTAAAGGGATTTATATCCGAGTTTTGTGGTCAAGATACAAATGATATGGATACGGATATCTTCGCTTGTGATATTCATAAAGAGGAACCGAATGAGGAAGCGAATAAATTCTATAGGTTACTAAGAGATTTTGAGCAACCATTATACCAAGGTTCTAAGAGCTCAAAGTTATCTTGCTTAGTCAAATTGCTCCATATCAAGAGCCTTGGTCGATGGAGTAATGAGTCATTTACTATGTTGTTGCAATTATTGAAAGATGAATTATTACCTCAAGGATCTAATTTGCCACAATCGTATTATGATGCAAAGAAAGTAATTCAAGATCTTGGTCTCTCATACAAAAAAATTGATGCATGTGTAAATAATTGCATGTTATATTGGAAAGAGGATGAGAGGCTAGATTTTTGTAAGATTTGCGGCTATTCTAGATGGAAGACTGATAAATATAATGGGGAAGACAAGGTTAAAACCAATGGGAAGAGAATACCAAAAAAAATTCTGCGTTACTTTCCACTAAAGCCAAGACTTCAAAGATTGTTTATGTCCACAAAGACAGCGTCTTTGATGAGATAA
- the LOC131169356 gene encoding uncharacterized protein LOC131169356, which produces MWDSVKEKFKNVDIELYREKTLEHMNHLWNNWRGDLKRNNLKPCGSFPEMLKNVPQGMHQEDWEWLVKNHFCTKKFKETSVRNSENRKNLTMLHRTGSKPYRQIIYDLGGKDGNPPDIGTIFFETHKKGANLVDSNVQEKYDQIRDVIQSNPSLSHMEVVEQCFETRHRDQVIGYGGGIKAKEVKKSHSNVGLQEENRLLKDRLCK; this is translated from the exons ATGTGGGATTCAGTCAAG gagAAATTTAAAAATGTTGACATTGAGCTATATCGAGAAAAGACTTTAGAGCATATGAATCATTTGTGGAATAATTGGAGAGGGGATTTGAAACGCAACAATTTAAAGCCTTGTGGTTCTTTTCCAGAGATGTTGAAAAATGTTCCTCAAGGGATGCATCAAGAAGATTGGGAGTGGTTAGTTAAGAACCATTTTTGCACCAAAAAATTTAAG GAAACAAGTGTTCGAAACTCTGAAAATAGGAAAAATTTAACTATGCTTCATCGTACTGGTAGCAAACCTTACAGACAAATTATCTATGATTTG GGAGGCAAGGATGGCAATCCACCAGACATTGGAACTATATTCTTTGAAACTCATAAGAAGGGTGCAAATTTGGTTGACTCTAATGTTCAAGAGAAATAT GATCAAATACGTGATGTCATCCAATCCAACCCTTCTTTGTCTCATATGGAGGTTGTAGAACAATGTTTTGAAACACGACATCGTGATCAAGTTATTGGTTATGGGGGTGGAATAAAGGCAAAAGAAGTTAAGAAATCTCATTCCAACGTTGGCCTTCAAGAGGAGAATCGATTGCTTAAGGATCGTTTGTGCAAGTAG
- the LOC131169357 gene encoding uncharacterized protein LOC131169357 produces the protein MGHRRYLPLNHKWRNDNESFDGTRERGLPPKPLSGDDILDQVKNLEGVILTKAPHMKKAISHDGRGDNWNKKSIFFDLLYWRTLLLRHNLDVMHIEKNICDNILGTIMNIKGKTKDGIKTRLDLQALNIRPELHPVQQGNKVVIPPALYSLSTTEKYRLCQFLKQLKVPDGFSSNISLCVNMKESKISGLKSHDCHVLLLHILPLAIRGLLPKVVYEPLVELSLFFTHLGAKSLKVDVLEQLEKQIPITLCKLERIFPPSFFDIMVHLPMHLANEAKIGGPVQYRWMYPIERALYSFKSCIRNRACVEGSIAEAYIANECMTLCSRYLHGIETKFNRMERNYDGGSNKNKGGLSIFSKVGRGLGASKTRDLDTQEWEQAHIYVLKNCDEVQPYIEEYSQLPATNLVGMSEGQWNKNFVRWFKTKVAWLHKNDSSPMMGALLSLSRGPARYVTSFYGYIVNGYRFHTKYHDQGLRTQNSGVVVIGDIGDEVNNIDYYGVLTEIIQLQYLGGRRVVLFRCNWWDVYDRVRGVKIDEYGGVSVNCKRTLKTNEPFILANQASQVFYVPDNIHKGWHCVIKAHHRDSYDIPLEEDIDPVDLNQLGEAYQADESQS, from the exons ATGGGTCATCGACGATATCTTCCTCTTAATCACAAATGGAGAAATGATAACGAATCTTTTGATGGCACAAGGGAGCGAGGGTTACCACCCAAGCCACTTTCAGGAGATGATATACTTGATCAAGTGAAAAATCTTGAAGGGGTCATATTAACTAAGGCTCCTCATATGAAGAAAGCAATCTCACATGATGGTAGGGGGGACAATTGGAATAAAAAGAGTATATTCTTTGACCTTCTATATTGGAGGACCTTATTGCTACGTCACAACTTAGATGTCATGCACATTGAAAAGAATATATGCGATAATATACTAGGGACAATCATGAACATAAAGGGAAAAACTAAAGATGGCATCAAAACTCGCCTTGACTTGCAAGCATTAAATATAAGGCCAGAGTTACACCCAGTACAACAGGGGAATAAAGTTGTGATACCTCCAGCATTGTACAGTTTATCTACTACTGAAAAATACAGGCTTTGCCAATTCTTGAAGCAGTTAAAAGTTCCAGATGGATTTTCATCCAATATTTCTCTTTGTGTAAACATGAAAGAGAGTAAAATCTCAGGATTAAAGAGTCATGATTGTCACGTTCTTCTATTACATATACTTCCTCTTGCAATACGTGGTTTACTTCCTAAGGTAGTATATGAACCACTTGTTGAGCTGTCATTGTTTTTCACTCATTTAGGAGCAAAGTCATTAAAGGTAGATGTATTGGAGCAATTAGAAAAGCAAATTCCTATAACTCTTTGCAAGCTAGAAAGGATCTTTCCACCTTCATTTTTTGACATTATGGTGCATTTGCCTATGCATTTGGCTAATGAAGCTAAAATTGGTGGACCAGTACAATATCGTTGGATGTACCCAATAGAACGAGCATTATATTCATTTAAGTCATGTATTCGTAATAGAGCTTGCGTAGAAGGTTCAATTGCAGAGGCATACATTGCAAATGAGTGCATGACTCTTTGCTCAAGGTACTTGCATGGCATTGAGACAAAGTTCAATCGAATGGAGCGCAACTATGATGGTGGcagtaataaaaataaaggagGCTTATCAATTTTCTCCAAAGTAGGACGAGGATTAGGTGCTAGTAAAACTCGTGATCTTGATACACAGGAGTGGGAGCAAGCTCATATTTATGTATTAAAGAATTGTGATGAAGTCCAGCCATACATCGA AGAGTATTCACAATTGCCAGCAACCAATTTAGTCGGTATGTCAGAAGGTCAATGGAATAAAAATTTTGTTAGATGGTTTAAGACGAAA GTTGCGTGGTTGCATAAAAATGACTCAAGTCCAATGATGGGAGCCCTACTCTCATTATCACGCGGTCCTGCTCGATATGTGACATCTTTTTATGGTTACAttgtcaatgggtataggtttcaTACTAAATATCATGACCAAGGTTTGAGGACACAAAATAGTGGAGTTGTTGTAATTGGAGATATTGGTGATGAAGTTAACAACATAGATTACTACGGTGTCTTAACTGAGATTATTCAATTGCAATATCTTGGAGGAAGACGTGTGGTGTTATTTCGTTGTAATTGGTGGGATGTTTATGATCGAGTGAGGGGGGTTAAGATTGATGAATATGGGGGGGTTAGTGTTAACTGTAAACGAACTTTGAAAACAAATGAACCTTTCATTTTAGCTAACCAAGCATCACAAGTCTTTTATGTTCCAGACAATATTCACAAAGGCTGGCATTGTGTGATAAAGGCACATCATCGAGATTCTTATGACATCCCATTAGAAGAAGACATTGACCCCGTTGATTTGAATCAATTAGGTGAAGCATATCAAGCTGATGAATCACAATCTTGA